From Antedon mediterranea chromosome 9, ecAntMedi1.1, whole genome shotgun sequence, a single genomic window includes:
- the LOC140058894 gene encoding uncharacterized protein, with protein sequence MDENLNFQIFLENLSEHYTGVTVRELRMLLYGILPIGDLDQSHIALELFNKLTEHGFISKNNVELLSDIAEVTNLASARECITEYKNIIQCTKTVSPLTEYRRALFRALKNVGKGDLKKVTGFYKLRAFNYDNIWDSVYHIEKAGRLDSQQKIEVFAKLLNKVTQHILLAKPYQPAVIQTSASTPTSISTGNQKSKSKPTTRRPIGTEKRKHYRPIHNEHWISSSCKKHITICTALAIGILIIAIPNIFSYPSHYFESQVLDHKRKGTESTTKYSEITESKKESKTKFQTLNADLSRYYEGERYYWLRFCLIDYLSVSDITDAIGNDLFNALQLKGLITPTNVSLLLEITKLTEVKPAENLIKEYMKDNKLQNYDDTMLSDDRKRLFKAMRQVDTDALKRLVSYYNLKHHNLQNIWNVVYKLEIEVLAKDPYRIKKIHEKLVGNY encoded by the exons ATGGATGAAAATCTAAATTTCCAAATCTTTTTGGAAAACCTTAGCGAACACTATACTGGTGTGACAGTCAGAGAGTTAAGAATGCTTCTATATGGTATTCTGCCTATTGGAGATCTAGATCAATCACACATAGCCTTAGAACTGTTTAACAAACTTACTGAACATGgatttatttctaaaaataatgtgGAACTGTTGTCCGACATAGCTGAAGTAACTAATCTGGCCTCAGCAAGAGAGTGTATAACAGAATACAAGAACATTATTCAATGCACAAAAACAGTAAGCCCACTAACAGAATATCGTAGAGCACTGTTTAGAGCGCTTAAAAACGTTGGAAAAGGTGACTTGAAAAAAGTTACTGGTTTTTACAAACTGCGTGCCTTCAACTATGACAACATATGGGATTCTGTATACCACATTGAGAAAGCCGGAAGACTGGATTCACAACAGAAGATTGAAGTGTTTGCAAAACTTCTGAACAAAGTGACACAACATATTCTACTAG CCAAACCGTATCAGCCGGCAGTTATTCAAACTTCAGCATCGACACCAACATCAATTTCTACAG GTAACCAGAAATCTAAATCTAAACCAACTACACGTAGGCCTATCG GCACAGAAAAACGTaaacactataggcctatacataatg aacaCTGGATATCTTCATCATGTAAGAAGCATATAACCATATGTACCG CACTGGCCATTGGTATCTTGATAATAGCTATTCCTAACATATTCTCATATCCATCTCACTATTTTGAAAGTCAAGTTTTGGATCACAAACGAAAAGGAACGGAAA GCACAACAAAATACAGTGAAATTACAGAATCTAAAAAGGAATCTAAAACAAAGTTTCAAACCTTGAATGCTGATCTCAGTAGATACTATGAGGGTGAAAGATATTATTGGTTAAGATTCTGTCTAATTGATTATTTAAGTGTTAGTGATATTACAGATGCTATTGGAAATGACTTGTTTAATGCACTTCAATTAAAAGGCTTAATCACACCTACTAATGTAAGTCTATTATTAGAGATTACGAAGCTAACAGAAGTGAAGCCTGCAGAAAATCTTATAAAAGAGTATATGAAGGACAACAAACTTCAAAATTATGATGACACAATGTTGTCAGATGATCGGAAGCGACTGTTTAAAGCCATGAGACAAGTTGACACAGATGCATTAAAACGTTTGGTTTCTTACTACAACCTAAAACATCATAACTTACAAAATATTTGGAATGTCGTTTATAAATTAGAAATTGAAGTACTAGCCAAGGATCCATACAGAATTAAGAAAATTCATGAAAAACTGGTTGGCAATTATTAG